One stretch of uncultured Methanobrevibacter sp. DNA includes these proteins:
- a CDS encoding Mur ligase family protein → MDIQDLARDINGKLIGNDDFFSIDGFTGKFTFLNDAHTGDIVIRHWINAVGIQMAFQKNIACLITQTPKDDACQMAEKLNFPLIITDNIELANAYALSHTIEKYSPKSTNVVITGTNGKSTTSHLIYHILETAGYRVLTNTDSESEFNTLIDPMVSKLISDEVIKNGELDYLVIEISEVQGWLGNLMKNHAALMSEAVNPKVGVITNIAMDHIGLVNSIEEVFDEIAAVPEAIGDGVCILNHDDELVMKLDAKNPFYTSMSEIDEENSVYFNGSDIVYRDEVILTNDELPFKSAHFIQNILSAVGAAISLGLDTDVIAEGVKSYKALNRRFAKLNDSPLILDDFAHNPDGIKATISETKKLLAPNQTLYVVCSIRGSRGVEINQLNVEALVESMDDNIELILSSSNDVVNDLNYVEEEEREVFFNTLNENNIKFIHYDNLNECLADTYKKADEKDIILLIGAQGMDPAESLLDDII, encoded by the coding sequence ATGGATATTCAAGATTTGGCTAGGGATATTAATGGAAAACTTATAGGAAATGATGATTTTTTTTCTATTGATGGATTTACTGGAAAATTTACATTTTTAAATGATGCTCATACTGGAGATATTGTAATAAGGCACTGGATTAATGCAGTGGGTATTCAAATGGCTTTCCAGAAAAATATTGCATGTTTAATTACTCAGACTCCTAAGGATGATGCCTGTCAGATGGCGGAAAAATTAAATTTCCCATTAATCATTACTGATAATATTGAACTTGCAAATGCCTATGCACTTTCACATACAATAGAAAAGTATTCTCCTAAATCAACCAATGTGGTGATTACCGGAACAAACGGAAAATCAACTACTTCTCATTTAATTTATCATATATTGGAAACTGCCGGCTATCGTGTGCTTACCAATACGGATAGTGAATCAGAATTCAATACACTTATTGATCCGATGGTGTCCAAATTGATTTCAGATGAAGTCATAAAAAATGGAGAACTTGACTATTTGGTAATTGAAATATCTGAAGTTCAGGGATGGCTTGGAAACCTGATGAAAAATCATGCTGCATTAATGAGTGAAGCAGTAAACCCTAAAGTAGGAGTAATAACAAATATTGCCATGGACCATATCGGTCTTGTAAATTCAATTGAAGAAGTATTTGATGAAATTGCAGCGGTTCCTGAAGCTATCGGTGATGGTGTTTGCATATTAAATCATGATGATGAACTGGTAATGAAACTTGATGCAAAAAATCCGTTTTATACATCAATGTCTGAAATTGACGAGGAAAATTCCGTTTACTTTAACGGCAGTGATATTGTATATAGAGATGAAGTAATTTTAACTAATGATGAACTGCCGTTTAAAAGTGCTCATTTTATACAGAATATTTTATCTGCGGTCGGTGCAGCAATCTCTTTAGGTTTGGACACTGATGTCATTGCTGAAGGTGTTAAATCTTATAAAGCTTTGAACAGACGTTTTGCAAAATTAAATGATTCTCCATTGATTTTAGATGATTTTGCACATAATCCGGATGGTATCAAGGCTACAATTTCAGAGACAAAAAAATTGCTTGCCCCAAATCAGACATTATATGTTGTATGTTCAATCAGAGGTTCCAGAGGGGTTGAAATCAACCAGCTTAATGTTGAGGCTCTTGTTGAATCTATGGATGACAATATTGAACTTATTTTATCTTCAAGTAATGATGTAGTAAATGACTTAAATTATGTTGAAGAGGAAGAAAGAGAAGTATTTTTCAATACATTAAATGAAAACAACATCAAATTTATCCATTATGACAATTTAAATGAATGTTTGGCTGACACTTATAAAAAAGCTGATGAAAAAGACATTATATTATTGATTGGTGCTCAGGGAATGGATCCTGCGGAATCACTTTTGGATGATATTATATAA
- a CDS encoding multiprotein bridging factor aMBF1: protein MECEICGKPVPEHNPIRAKIEGSVMIVCKECSKLGKIQKAPPKPKFVQQKNKQRKNNSTTKKRNYSRNDEPSEELVEDFDIKIRRARESKDWSREDLGKKINERVSVISRIETGKMTPDIKLTKKLEKALNIKLLEEVNNVDLNQFVNSSSGERTLGNIMKIKRK from the coding sequence ATGGAATGTGAAATTTGTGGTAAACCAGTACCAGAACATAATCCTATAAGAGCAAAAATTGAAGGATCAGTTATGATTGTTTGCAAAGAATGTTCAAAACTTGGAAAGATACAAAAAGCACCTCCAAAACCTAAATTCGTGCAACAGAAAAACAAACAAAGAAAAAATAATAGTACAACTAAAAAAAGAAATTATTCACGAAATGATGAACCTAGCGAAGAATTGGTTGAAGACTTTGACATTAAAATCAGAAGAGCTAGGGAATCAAAAGATTGGTCTCGTGAAGATTTAGGTAAAAAAATCAACGAAAGGGTTTCAGTTATTTCAAGAATTGAAACCGGAAAAATGACACCTGATATAAAATTAACTAAAAAACTAGAAAAAGCATTGAATATAAAATTGCTTGAAGAAGTGAATAATGTTGATTTAAATCAGTTTGTAAACAGTTCCTCAGGTGAACGTACCCTTGGAAACATAATGAAAATCAAAAGAAAATAG
- a CDS encoding proteasome-activating nucleotidase has translation MIHMDDFNDLENSSKEQLIEKVEYLQEEIDILREEKSKAKSNLMWKVRKLEKDKVLIENEKIRLERETKSLRSEVDRFRSPPLVLATITEVLDDNRMTVKSSTGPSFLVNYSKFLDEKLLVPGSRVALNQQTFGIVEVLPSEKDANVSGMEIETKPDITYDKIGGLEEQIIEVKETVELPLTEPELFEKVGIEPPKGILLYGPPGTGKTLLAKAVANETNATFIKIVASEFVKKYIGEGARLVREVFELAKEKAPAIIFIDELDAVAAKRLKSSTSGDREVQRTLMQLLAELDGFESRGDIGIIGATNRPDILDPALLRPGRFDRFIEVPLPNIDGRKEILKIHTKNMSFEEEADVDLLAELTDGLSGADLKAVCTEAGMFAIRDKRDKITVDDFMDAVDKVMSKSHEEELYQTEAGVMFG, from the coding sequence ATGATTCACATGGATGATTTCAACGATTTGGAAAATTCTTCAAAAGAACAATTAATTGAAAAAGTAGAATATCTTCAAGAAGAGATTGATATTTTAAGAGAAGAAAAATCCAAAGCTAAAAGTAACTTAATGTGGAAAGTTAGGAAATTAGAAAAGGATAAAGTCCTAATAGAAAATGAAAAGATTAGATTAGAAAGAGAAACTAAATCATTACGTTCTGAAGTGGATAGATTCAGATCTCCACCTTTAGTTTTGGCTACTATTACTGAAGTTTTAGATGATAATAGAATGACTGTTAAAAGTAGTACAGGACCTAGTTTTCTTGTAAATTACTCAAAATTCTTAGATGAAAAATTATTGGTTCCTGGTTCAAGGGTAGCACTCAACCAACAGACATTCGGTATTGTTGAAGTTCTGCCGTCAGAAAAAGATGCAAATGTTTCAGGAATGGAAATTGAAACAAAACCTGACATTACCTATGATAAAATCGGTGGTTTGGAAGAACAAATCATTGAAGTTAAAGAAACTGTTGAACTTCCATTGACCGAACCTGAACTCTTTGAAAAAGTAGGTATTGAACCTCCTAAAGGTATCTTGTTATATGGTCCTCCTGGAACAGGTAAGACTTTACTTGCGAAGGCTGTAGCAAATGAAACCAACGCTACTTTCATTAAGATTGTCGCATCAGAATTTGTTAAAAAATATATTGGTGAAGGTGCAAGGCTTGTTCGTGAAGTATTTGAACTGGCAAAAGAAAAAGCTCCTGCAATTATATTTATCGATGAACTTGATGCTGTTGCAGCTAAAAGACTTAAAAGTTCAACAAGTGGTGACAGGGAAGTTCAAAGAACTTTAATGCAATTGCTTGCTGAACTTGACGGATTTGAATCAAGAGGAGACATAGGTATTATCGGAGCTACCAACAGACCGGATATCCTGGATCCTGCTTTATTACGTCCTGGTCGTTTTGACAGATTTATTGAAGTTCCTCTTCCAAATATTGATGGAAGAAAAGAAATTCTTAAAATCCACACCAAAAATATGTCCTTTGAAGAAGAGGCGGATGTGGATTTGCTTGCCGAGTTGACTGATGGTCTTTCAGGTGCCGATTTAAAAGCGGTATGTACTGAAGCAGGTATGTTTGCCATCCGTGACAAACGTGATAAAATCACTGTTGATGATTTCATGGATGCAGTTGACAAAGTGATGAGCAAATCTCACGAAGAGGAATTGTATCAAACTGAAGCCGGAGTAATGTTCGGTTAA
- a CDS encoding TIGR01177 family methyltransferase: protein MQLLCIQSQEHPLLPQAELKAVMECENIQAEIKVITEGLVVLDDIPSDKLDEYYGILTKRLGYTHEVHEIIKKSTVESLDKDISSIDWEDYISETFAVRVKRFKSEIDTVATERKAGSLILENYSDIKVKLRNPHSLVRLVAFENDVYIAVEKIKLNKKHFQDSKPHKRPFFYPGSMSPKLARCMVNLSRVTEGQLLLDPFCGTGGILIEAGLIGCKVVGSDIYWKMKNGTAINLDYYGITDYRTFNLDVRELKMYEKVAAVVTDPPYGISTSTGDIEGNDIFREFFYSIYDNMKDDAYLCMASPHYVDLKPFADEVGFEIVEQYGIKMHRSLTRIISVIRKKLD from the coding sequence ATGCAGTTATTATGTATACAATCTCAGGAACATCCGCTTTTGCCTCAGGCTGAACTCAAAGCAGTTATGGAATGTGAAAACATTCAGGCGGAAATTAAAGTTATAACTGAAGGATTAGTAGTTCTAGATGACATCCCATCAGATAAACTTGATGAATATTATGGAATTTTAACTAAACGGCTGGGATATACTCATGAAGTTCATGAAATTATCAAAAAATCTACAGTTGAATCTTTGGATAAAGACATTTCATCTATTGATTGGGAGGATTATATCAGTGAAACATTTGCTGTAAGGGTTAAAAGATTCAAATCTGAAATTGATACTGTTGCAACAGAAAGAAAAGCAGGTTCTCTGATATTGGAAAATTATAGTGATATTAAAGTTAAACTAAGAAATCCTCATTCTTTGGTTCGTCTAGTTGCATTTGAAAATGATGTATATATAGCAGTTGAAAAAATTAAATTAAATAAAAAGCATTTTCAAGACTCTAAACCTCATAAAAGACCATTTTTCTATCCTGGATCAATGAGTCCAAAACTGGCAAGATGCATGGTCAATCTCTCAAGGGTTACAGAAGGGCAATTGCTTCTTGATCCGTTTTGTGGAACCGGAGGAATACTGATTGAAGCAGGATTAATTGGATGTAAAGTTGTAGGGTCTGATATCTACTGGAAAATGAAGAATGGTACTGCTATCAATCTGGATTATTATGGAATTACTGATTATAGAACTTTCAATTTAGATGTTCGTGAACTTAAGATGTATGAAAAGGTGGCGGCAGTTGTCACTGATCCTCCATATGGAATCTCAACTTCAACAGGGGATATAGAAGGAAATGATATTTTTAGGGAATTTTTCTATTCAATCTATGATAATATGAAGGATGACGCATACCTCTGTATGGCCAGTCCTCATTATGTGGACTTAAAACCCTTTGCAGATGAAGTTGGGTTTGAAATTGTTGAACAATATGGAATAAAAATGCATAGAAGTTTAACAAGAATTATTTCTGTAATCCGCAAAAAATTAGACTAA
- a CDS encoding PH domain-containing protein, with amino-acid sequence MLFGNDDERANDRVLYKTKPNMFLGCKKAILGVVLLVIIFFVSPIVIKFIGKMQVYLISQIQLPLTRYAAVGFFVLMLVVIVYIIWQLLKWYSKEYTLTDTRIIIKSGLLSSKKNYMPYSTIQDIDSSQGILARMFNVGTISVFSAYDNNQMKLENISNPSKVEEIIFSNMMNCRNFQAPPRNYVNRGPENRGLENRGYAQNLNQNEFRDSDEYYDEYEPITPINHDRYGYHPREYEYYPEEFSFQQPVNKKYEYEPYDEDFVNTQSKITDDTRDIDYSEKPNSFSNESYYNEVRENYSHSDEENYQNYEPRTYYDDRADNINQSEPEHVEKKQDSSESAIKRHFDKFKK; translated from the coding sequence ATGTTATTTGGAAATGATGATGAAAGAGCTAATGATAGAGTTCTTTATAAAACAAAACCCAACATGTTTTTAGGTTGTAAGAAAGCTATTTTAGGTGTTGTTTTATTAGTTATTATTTTTTTCGTTTCACCTATTGTAATCAAATTCATAGGTAAAATGCAAGTTTATTTAATTTCTCAAATACAATTGCCACTGACAAGATACGCTGCAGTTGGCTTTTTTGTTTTAATGCTTGTTGTTATTGTATATATCATTTGGCAACTTCTTAAATGGTATTCAAAGGAATATACTCTAACAGATACTCGAATTATCATCAAATCAGGATTGTTATCTTCCAAGAAAAACTATATGCCTTACTCAACTATTCAGGATATTGATTCATCTCAGGGCATTTTGGCAAGAATGTTTAATGTGGGTACAATTTCAGTATTCAGTGCATATGACAATAACCAGATGAAACTTGAAAATATTTCCAATCCCTCCAAAGTAGAAGAAATTATTTTTTCTAATATGATGAACTGTAGAAACTTTCAGGCACCTCCCAGAAATTATGTCAATAGAGGTCCTGAAAACAGGGGTCTTGAGAACAGAGGTTATGCCCAAAATTTAAATCAGAATGAATTCAGAGACTCAGACGAGTATTATGATGAATATGAGCCAATAACTCCTATAAATCATGATAGATATGGTTATCACCCTAGGGAATATGAATATTATCCAGAAGAATTTTCATTTCAGCAACCAGTAAATAAAAAATATGAATATGAACCTTATGATGAAGACTTTGTAAATACTCAAAGTAAGATCACAGATGATACTCGTGATATAGACTATTCAGAAAAGCCAAATTCATTTTCAAATGAAAGTTATTATAATGAAGTAAGGGAAAATTATTCGCATAGTGATGAAGAAAACTATCAGAATTATGAACCTAGAACCTATTATGATGACAGGGCAGACAATATCAATCAAAGTGAACCTGAACATGTAGAGAAAAAACAGGATTCTAGTGAAAGTGCTATAAAAAGACATTTTGATAAATTCAAAAAATAA
- a CDS encoding DUF356 domain-containing protein, which produces MALILIRGENNSKLLSAITDIEKHANLTLVTKPKVVDSKFADNLVENILNAKLKTKSNVATAFFVKEDTTLSIMQVKKIHPPAHVVVVSNEYEGYNQLKKILDDASMFKGYHSSKATNEGMIDYKIQGKNRYVKNEKLNSYLK; this is translated from the coding sequence ATGGCTTTAATTTTAATAAGGGGAGAAAACAATTCAAAATTACTTAGTGCAATTACAGATATTGAGAAGCATGCTAATTTGACTTTAGTGACAAAACCGAAAGTAGTCGATTCAAAATTTGCTGATAATCTGGTGGAAAACATATTAAATGCAAAACTAAAAACCAAATCTAATGTTGCAACAGCTTTTTTTGTAAAAGAAGATACTACATTAAGCATTATGCAGGTTAAAAAAATTCATCCCCCAGCTCATGTTGTTGTTGTAAGTAATGAATATGAAGGTTATAATCAATTGAAAAAAATCTTAGATGATGCAAGCATGTTTAAAGGTTATCATTCAAGCAAAGCTACAAATGAGGGAATGATTGATTATAAAATTCAAGGAAAAAACAGATATGTTAAAAATGAAAAATTAAATAGTTATCTTAAATAA